In Penaeus chinensis breed Huanghai No. 1 chromosome 19, ASM1920278v2, whole genome shotgun sequence, a single genomic region encodes these proteins:
- the LOC125035009 gene encoding uncharacterized protein LOC125035009 encodes MTKGVRQGDTLSPVMFTDDAEEIFIRMNTEEAGIRINGKKKNYPRFVEDIIIFCESEEQLKNLLDTLKSDGKKDGRKLNKKTKFTCKDIARTKQIRGIEIGGEKLGEVEEYTYLGRLLTPDNKTS; translated from the coding sequence ATGACGAAAGGAGTCAGACAAGGTGACACTCTTTCTCCAGTTATGTTCACAGATGATGCGGAGGAAATCTTTATAAGGATGAACACTGAAGAAGCAGGAATCAGGATcaacggaaagaaaaagaattatccTAGATTCGTTGAAGACATCATCATATTTTGCGAAAGTGAAGAACAACTGAAGAATTTGCTGGACACCCTGAAATCCGATGGTAAGAAAGACGGGAGGAAGCTAAATAAGAAGACCAAGTTCACGTGCAAGGACATagcaagaacaaaacaaataagaGGCATAGAGATTGGTGGAGAAAAACTGGGAGAAGTGGAAGAATACACGTACCTGGGACGACTACTCACTCCTGACAATAAAACGAGCTAG